One segment of Brassica napus cultivar Da-Ae chromosome C3, Da-Ae, whole genome shotgun sequence DNA contains the following:
- the LOC106386048 gene encoding auxin-responsive protein SAUR64, whose protein sequence is MINTKKLMKRAKKWQQRAALHRKRISFQRSNAATSSPATEKGCFVVYTADKTRFAFPLSYLNNSVFEEFLKISEEEFGLPAGGPITLPFDSVFMDYLIKLIERRMDGDTEKALLMSISSAMCSSQCSLQQQEQSNQQLFVF, encoded by the coding sequence ATGATTAACACAAAGAAGCTCATGAAGAGGGCCAAGAAATGGCAACAGAGAGCAGCCCTTCACAGGAAAAGGATCTCGTTTCAAAGATCAAATGCTGCTACTAGCTCACCCGCTACAGAGAAGGGCTGTTTTGTTGTTTACACAGCAGATAAAACACGCTTTGCTTTTCCGTTAAGTTACCTTAACAACTCTGTTTTTGAAGAGTTCTTGAAGATATCTGAAGAAGAGTTCGGCCTTCCGGCGGGTGGACCAATCACTTTGCCTTTCGATTCGGTTTTCATGGACTATTTAATCAAACTGATCGAAAGAAGAATGGATGGAGACACAGAAAAAGCCCTGCTAATGTCAATCTCTAGTGCTATGTGTTCTTCACAATGTTCTTTGCAACAACAAGAACAGAGTAATCAGCAATTGTTTGTATTTTAG
- the BNAC03G59210D gene encoding membrane protein PM19L gives MAGEQMKPVASLLLVLNFCMYVIVLGIGGWAMNRAIDHGFEIGPDLKLPAHFSPIYFPMGNAATGFFVVFALLAGVVGAASTISGLSHIRSWTVGSLPAAAAAATIAWTLTVLAMGFAWKEIELHVRNARLRTMEAFLIILSVTQLLYIAAVHGVRRPA, from the exons ATGGCGGGTGAGCAAATGAAACCTGTTGCTTCTCTACTTCTGGTGCTCAACTTCTGCATGTATGTGATTGTTCTAGGGATTGGAGGATGGGCCATGAACCGAGCCATCGACCACGGGTTCGAAATTG GCCCTGATCTGAAGCTACCAGCACATTTCTCCCCAATTTATTTTCCCATGGGAAACGCTGCCACAGGATTCTTTGTGGTGTTCGCGTTGCTGGCGGGTGTTGTTGGTGCGGCTTCCACAATCTCAGGCCTTAGCCATATTCGTTCTTGGACCGTGGGAAGCTTACCGGCTGCAGCAGCAGCTGCAACTATTGCCTGGACCCTCACAGTTCTTGCCATGGG ATTCGCCTGGAAAGAAATCGAGCTTCACGTGCGAAATGCAAGACTG AGAACCATGGAGGCGTTCTTGATCATACTCTCAGTCACACAGCTTCTTTACATCGCCGCTGTTCACGGCGTGAGGCGACCTGCTTAA
- the LOC106389676 gene encoding uncharacterized protein LOC106389676 isoform X1, translating into MPPGAKKRKALKKKQQQQQAIGTSTNNNNGDNLHGGNEEHGSQDDRESDSNLSSPGSQGNQEFGGTKDPSAAMVKDTAKEISEATQGLEPNNGNVIAVERGTDVEKSPISSYENSTQTAKNVASQDPCVKETAPVVDSVSKVVVSEESEHAETSNLVKHKSGAGENGKVATLPGSASGTNKMVENARESEVPLSPEEKLAESLGRVQRLLLPGPSAVRTSWLSCCGLFDAMTGSDR; encoded by the exons ATGCCGCCTGGTGCGAAGAAGAGGAAGGcgttgaagaagaagcagcagcagcagcaagcGATTGGAACAAGTACGAACAACAATAACGGCGATAATCTCCACG GAGGAAATGAGGAACATGGAAGCCAAGATGATAGGGAGAGTGATAGCAACTTGAGCTCCCCTGGCTCTCAAGGAAATCAAGAATTTGGTGGGACCAAAGATCCGTCGGCTGCTATGGTGAAGGACACTGCTAAAGAGATATCAGAGGCTACTCAGGGACTGGAACCAAACAATGGAAATGTTATTGCAGTTGAAAGAGGAACGGATGTGGAGAAATCACCCATTTCCTCTTATGAAAACAGTACTCAGACCGCCAAAAACGTAGCTTCTCAGGATCCTTGTGTTAAGGAGACAGCTCCTGTTGTCGATTCTGTCTCCAAAGTGGTGGTTTCTGAAGAGAGTGAGCATGCTGAGACCTCAAATTTGGTCAAACACAAGTCTGGTGCTGGTGAAAATGGTAAGGTGGCTACTCTTCCTGGGTCTGCTTCTGGAACAAACAAAATGGTAGAGAATGCAAGAGAATCTGAAGTTCCATTATCCCCTGAGGAAAAG TTGGCTGAATCTCTTGGCCGTGTGCAGCGTCTTTTGTTGCCTGGTCCATCAGCCGTCCGTACTTCGTGGTTAAGTTGCTGCGGTTTGTTTGATGCGATGACAGGATCTGACAGATAA
- the LOC106386052 gene encoding auxin-responsive protein SAUR64-like, producing MVYTKKLLKMAKKWQQRAALHRKRISFQRSSITTSSPAAEKGCFVVYTLDKSRFSLPVSCLSNSVLQEFLKISEEEFGLQAGGPITLPFDSVFLEYLIKLIERQMDGDTEKALLMSVSSARCSLHFPLQQQEQQSSTNQQLLVF from the coding sequence ATGGTGTACACAAAGAAACTACTCAAGATGGCCAAAAAATGGCAACAGAGAGCAGCTCTCCACAGGAAAAGAATCTCGTTTCAGAGATCAAGTATTACTACTAGCTCACCTGCAGCAGAGAAGGGTTGTTTTGTGGTTTACACACTGGATAAATCACGCTTTTCACTTCCAGTAAGTTGCCTAAGCAACTCAGTTTTACAAGAGTTCTTAAAGATTTCTGAGGAAGAGTTTGGCCTCCAAGCTGGTGGACCAATCACGTTACCATTTGATTCGGTTTTCTTGGAGTATCTCATCAAACTGATCGAAAGACAAATGGATGGAGATACGGAGAAGGCTTTGTTAATGTCAGTCTCCAGTGCTAGATGCTCTTTACATTTTCCTTTGCAACAACAAGAACAACAGAGTAGTACTAATCAACAGTTGCTTGTATTCTAG
- the BNAC03G59170D gene encoding uncharacterized protein BNAC03G59170D, with protein MSAIVCGSKRSLFEDLSAASSSPPVSKKLRYFSSSSPPRFPPPPAPSSLLLDHLAAIFPDMDNQILERAIEECGDDIDSAIRCLNQLRLESTNKNSEPSIQEEAKVEAPQQGKEEEVLNLDGAEWVNLFVSEMMSASDMKDAKDRAARALEALEKSINARAGADAAMQSSLQQENSMLRQQLEAIVQENGLLKRAVVMQQKRQKESDDQSQELQHLRQMVTQYQEQLRTLEVNNYALTLHLKQAQQNNGSIPGRFHPDVF; from the exons ATGTCTGCGATTGTTTGCGGTAGCAAGAGATCTCTGTTCGAGGATTTGTCCGCCGCTTCTTCTTCGCCTCCCGTCTCCAAGAAACTCCGTTACTTTTCATCCTCTTCTCCGCCTCGTTTTCCCCCTCCTCCTGCCCCCTCCTCGCTTCTCCTCGATCACCTCGCCGCGATTTTCCCCGATATGGATAATCAG ATTCTTGAGAGGGCAATTGAAGAATGTGGAGATGATATCGATTCTGCGATTAGATGTTTGAATCAGCTTCGTTTAGAATCAACCAATAAGAACTCAGAACCATCGATCCAAGAAGAAGCTAAAGTTGAAGCTCCTCAGCAAGGGAAGGAGGAAGAAGTTTTGAACTTGGATGGCGCCGAGTGGGTTAACCTCTTTGTCAGCGAGATGATGAGCGCTTCAGACATGAAAGACGCTAAAGACCGCGCTGCAAGAGCATTAGAAGCTTTGGAGAAGTCCATCAACGCACGTGCCGGTGCAGACGCGGCGATGCAGAGCAGTCTCCAGCAGGAGAACTCGATGCTGAGGCAGCAGTTAGAAGCTATCGTCCAGGAGAACGGTTTGCTTAAACGAGCGGTGGTGATGCAGCAGAAGCGGCAGAAAGAGAGTGATGATCAAAGCCAGGAGTTGCAGCATCTGAGGCAAATGGTTACTCAGTATCAGGAACAGCTGAGGACTCTTGAGGTGAATAATTATGCTCTCACGCTTCATCTGAAACAAGCGCAGCAGAACAATGGTTCTATCCCGGGAAGGTTTCATCCTGACGTGTTCTAA
- the LOC106386049 gene encoding auxin-responsive protein SAUR64, with the protein MMNPKKLMKMAKKWQQRAALSRKRISFQRSSTTTTSTAVEKGCFVVYTADNARFAFPLSYLNNSVFQEILKISEEEFGLPTSGPITLPFDSVFLKYLIKLIERRIDGDTERALLMSISSARCSLPCSLQQQQEHLLVC; encoded by the coding sequence ATGATGAACCCAAAGAAGCTCATGAAGATGGCCAAGAAATGGCAACAGAGAGCAGCCTTAAGCAGGAAAAGAATCTCATTCCAAAGATCAAGTACTACTACTACCTCAACGGCTGTAGAGAAGGGTTGTTTTGTGGTTTACACAGCGGATAATGCACGCTTTGCTTTTCCATTAAGTTATCTGAACAACTCTGTTTTCCAAGAGATCTTGAAGATATCTGAAGAAGAATTTGGCCTCCCAACCAGTGGACCAATCACTTTGCCCTTTGATTCGGTTTTCTTGAAGTATCTAATCAAACTGATCGAAAGAAGAATAGATGGAGATACAGAAAGGGCTTTGTTAATGTCAATATCTAGTGCTAGATGTTCTTTACCATGCTctttacaacaacaacaagagcatTTGCTTGTATGCTAG
- the LOC106389676 gene encoding uncharacterized protein LOC106389676 isoform X2, with translation MPPGAKKRKALKKKQQQQQAIGTSTNNNNGDNLHGGNEEHGSQDDRESDSNLSSPGSQGNQEFGGTKDPSAAMVKDTAKEISEATQGLEPNNGNVIAVERGTDVEKSPISSYENSTQTAKNVASQDPCVKETAPVVDSVSKVVVSEESEHAETSNLVKHKSGAGENGKVATLPGSASGTNKMVENARESEVPLSPEEKRLLLPGPSAVRTSWLSCCGLFDAMTGSDR, from the exons ATGCCGCCTGGTGCGAAGAAGAGGAAGGcgttgaagaagaagcagcagcagcagcaagcGATTGGAACAAGTACGAACAACAATAACGGCGATAATCTCCACG GAGGAAATGAGGAACATGGAAGCCAAGATGATAGGGAGAGTGATAGCAACTTGAGCTCCCCTGGCTCTCAAGGAAATCAAGAATTTGGTGGGACCAAAGATCCGTCGGCTGCTATGGTGAAGGACACTGCTAAAGAGATATCAGAGGCTACTCAGGGACTGGAACCAAACAATGGAAATGTTATTGCAGTTGAAAGAGGAACGGATGTGGAGAAATCACCCATTTCCTCTTATGAAAACAGTACTCAGACCGCCAAAAACGTAGCTTCTCAGGATCCTTGTGTTAAGGAGACAGCTCCTGTTGTCGATTCTGTCTCCAAAGTGGTGGTTTCTGAAGAGAGTGAGCATGCTGAGACCTCAAATTTGGTCAAACACAAGTCTGGTGCTGGTGAAAATGGTAAGGTGGCTACTCTTCCTGGGTCTGCTTCTGGAACAAACAAAATGGTAGAGAATGCAAGAGAATCTGAAGTTCCATTATCCCCTGAGGAAAAG CGTCTTTTGTTGCCTGGTCCATCAGCCGTCCGTACTTCGTGGTTAAGTTGCTGCGGTTTGTTTGATGCGATGACAGGATCTGACAGATAA
- the LOC106389678 gene encoding auxin-responsive protein SAUR64: MNTKKIIKMAKKWQQRAALHRRRISFHRSNTSSSTAVEKGCFVVYTADHKRFAFPLRYLSNSVFQELLKISEEEFGLSAGGPITLPFDSLIVEYLIKLVERRMDGDTEKALLMSISGARCSSLNCSLELQQQQLHVF; encoded by the coding sequence ATGAACACAAAGAAGATCATCAAGATGGCCAAGAAATGGCAACAAAGAGCAGCCCTTCACAGGAGAAGAATCTCATTCCACAGATCAAATACTAGCAGCTCAACGGCTGTAGAGAAGGGCTGTTTCGTGGTTTACACGGCAGATCACAAGCGCTTTGCTTTTCCACTGAGGTACCTTAGCAACTCTGTTTTCCAAGAGCTCTTGAAGATCTCTGAAGAAGAGTTTGGCCTCTCTGCTGGTGGACCAATTACGTTGCCATTCGATTCTCTTATCGTGGAGTATCTCATTAAGTTAGTCGAGCGAAGAATGGATGGAGATACAGAAAAGGCTTTGTTAATGTCAATATCCGGTGCTAGATGCTCTTCTTTAAATTGTTCTTTAgaactacaacaacaacaactgcATGTATTTTAG